In a single window of the Centropristis striata isolate RG_2023a ecotype Rhode Island chromosome 18, C.striata_1.0, whole genome shotgun sequence genome:
- the LOC131991672 gene encoding low choriolytic enzyme-like isoform X3: MDLRTTLSLLLLLLLGLSDAQLGNIAVDNSDLEDFTTTILRMNNGSKDFLLEGDVLIPKTRNAMKCFHKQYSCMWSKSANGNVEIPYLISDKYDRTERSEILSAMKDFEYKTCIRFIPRSRQRAYLSIEPRFGCASILGRSGDKQVLSLQRYGCIRRGIIQHEMLHALGFYHEHTRSDRDQYVKINWDNINEYYTYNFRKKDTDNLNTPYDYGSVMHYGRTAFGKRFRLETIIPIPDASVSIGQREEMSKIDIERVNKLYKCWNYMG; this comes from the exons ATGGATCTCAGAACaactctttctcttcttctgctgctgcttttggGCCTCTCTGACGCTCAGCTTGGCAAT ATCGCAGTGGATAATTCTGACCTGGAGGACTTCACCACAACTATTCTGAGGATGAACAATG GATCCAAAGATTTTCTGCTGGAAGGAGATGTGTTGATTCCCAAAACCAGGAATGCTATGAAGTGCTTTCATAAACAATATAGCTGTATGTGGTCAAAGTCTGCTAACGGGAATGTGGAAATCCCTTACCTTATTAGCGACAAATATG acagaacagagaggagcgAGATTTTAAGTGCCATGAAAGACTTTGAGTACAAAACCTGCATTCGCTTCATTCCACGTTCTCGTCAGAGGGCTTACTTAAGCATTGAACCAAGATTTGG CTGTGCCTCCATACTGGGTCGTTCTGGAGACAAGCAGGTGCTGTCACTGCAGAGGTACGGCTGCATACGTCGCGGAATCATCCAGCACGAAATGTTGCACGCGCTGGGTTTCTACCATGAACACACTCGGAGCGACCGCGACCAGTATGTCAAAATCAACTGGGACAACATCAATGAAT ATTATACCTACAACTTCAGAAAGAAGGACACGGATAATCTCAACACTCCATATGACTACGGCTCTGTAATGCACTATGGAAG AACTGCCTTTGGAAAGAGGTTTAGATTGGAGACCATCATTCCCATCCCTGACGCCTCCGTTTCCATCGGGCAGAGAGAAGAGATGTCCAAAATCGACATTGAAAGGGTCAACAAGCTCTACAAGTGCTGGAATTACATGGGATAG
- the LOC131991672 gene encoding low choriolytic enzyme-like isoform X1 → MDLRTTLSLLLLLLLGLSDAQLGNVCTIYNEHSEIAVDNSDLEDFTTTILRMNNGSKDFLLEGDVLIPKTRNAMKCFHKQYSCMWSKSANGNVEIPYLISDKYDRTERSEILSAMKDFEYKTCIRFIPRSRQRAYLSIEPRFGCASILGRSGDKQVLSLQRYGCIRRGIIQHEMLHALGFYHEHTRSDRDQYVKINWDNINEYYTYNFRKKDTDNLNTPYDYGSVMHYGRTAFGKRFRLETIIPIPDASVSIGQREEMSKIDIERVNKLYKCWNYMG, encoded by the exons ATGGATCTCAGAACaactctttctcttcttctgctgctgcttttggGCCTCTCTGACGCTCAGCTTGGCAATGTATGCACGATATATAATGAA CATTCAGAGATCGCAGTGGATAATTCTGACCTGGAGGACTTCACCACAACTATTCTGAGGATGAACAATG GATCCAAAGATTTTCTGCTGGAAGGAGATGTGTTGATTCCCAAAACCAGGAATGCTATGAAGTGCTTTCATAAACAATATAGCTGTATGTGGTCAAAGTCTGCTAACGGGAATGTGGAAATCCCTTACCTTATTAGCGACAAATATG acagaacagagaggagcgAGATTTTAAGTGCCATGAAAGACTTTGAGTACAAAACCTGCATTCGCTTCATTCCACGTTCTCGTCAGAGGGCTTACTTAAGCATTGAACCAAGATTTGG CTGTGCCTCCATACTGGGTCGTTCTGGAGACAAGCAGGTGCTGTCACTGCAGAGGTACGGCTGCATACGTCGCGGAATCATCCAGCACGAAATGTTGCACGCGCTGGGTTTCTACCATGAACACACTCGGAGCGACCGCGACCAGTATGTCAAAATCAACTGGGACAACATCAATGAAT ATTATACCTACAACTTCAGAAAGAAGGACACGGATAATCTCAACACTCCATATGACTACGGCTCTGTAATGCACTATGGAAG AACTGCCTTTGGAAAGAGGTTTAGATTGGAGACCATCATTCCCATCCCTGACGCCTCCGTTTCCATCGGGCAGAGAGAAGAGATGTCCAAAATCGACATTGAAAGGGTCAACAAGCTCTACAAGTGCTGGAATTACATGGGATAG
- the LOC131991672 gene encoding low choriolytic enzyme-like isoform X2: protein MDLRTTLSLLLLLLLGLSDAQLGNDDGSGNEIAVDNSDLEDFTTTILRMNNGSKDFLLEGDVLIPKTRNAMKCFHKQYSCMWSKSANGNVEIPYLISDKYDRTERSEILSAMKDFEYKTCIRFIPRSRQRAYLSIEPRFGCASILGRSGDKQVLSLQRYGCIRRGIIQHEMLHALGFYHEHTRSDRDQYVKINWDNINEYYTYNFRKKDTDNLNTPYDYGSVMHYGRTAFGKRFRLETIIPIPDASVSIGQREEMSKIDIERVNKLYKCWNYMG, encoded by the exons ATGGATCTCAGAACaactctttctcttcttctgctgctgcttttggGCCTCTCTGACGCTCAGCTTGGCAAT gATGATGGTTCTGGTAATG AGATCGCAGTGGATAATTCTGACCTGGAGGACTTCACCACAACTATTCTGAGGATGAACAATG GATCCAAAGATTTTCTGCTGGAAGGAGATGTGTTGATTCCCAAAACCAGGAATGCTATGAAGTGCTTTCATAAACAATATAGCTGTATGTGGTCAAAGTCTGCTAACGGGAATGTGGAAATCCCTTACCTTATTAGCGACAAATATG acagaacagagaggagcgAGATTTTAAGTGCCATGAAAGACTTTGAGTACAAAACCTGCATTCGCTTCATTCCACGTTCTCGTCAGAGGGCTTACTTAAGCATTGAACCAAGATTTGG CTGTGCCTCCATACTGGGTCGTTCTGGAGACAAGCAGGTGCTGTCACTGCAGAGGTACGGCTGCATACGTCGCGGAATCATCCAGCACGAAATGTTGCACGCGCTGGGTTTCTACCATGAACACACTCGGAGCGACCGCGACCAGTATGTCAAAATCAACTGGGACAACATCAATGAAT ATTATACCTACAACTTCAGAAAGAAGGACACGGATAATCTCAACACTCCATATGACTACGGCTCTGTAATGCACTATGGAAG AACTGCCTTTGGAAAGAGGTTTAGATTGGAGACCATCATTCCCATCCCTGACGCCTCCGTTTCCATCGGGCAGAGAGAAGAGATGTCCAAAATCGACATTGAAAGGGTCAACAAGCTCTACAAGTGCTGGAATTACATGGGATAG